The Ostrinia nubilalis chromosome 17, ilOstNubi1.1, whole genome shotgun sequence genome contains a region encoding:
- the LOC135079614 gene encoding nose resistant to fluoxetine protein 6-like isoform X1, which translates to MELILFSLLVLFHQSVSTEVIYNLSKEDYARMPLKTDLDRYQHCLNQPNGVYCFAHADVVSDGPSELLDMMRGYSAYTTAHHNYTRLRRGLCMTRSCRQFYSGDSEPELRAAAEACLNHTLAQECGLKTKVTKINCYFEDETKSKYSVDWVDWAVAALIFAVLALNVAGSVYDYTRDETKPANRFLLSFSWKRNWKQLMQPPSPDPRAMELQSLNGIRFLTCLIIVFVHVPMPAHIALENPDFIEKGYEGKDNYLIYNANTTTQSFFLMSGLLLVYNMQISTEKQPFTWRKYMKSIFLRWTRLAPMILLSLVLSATWLRFSAYGPLWHEQTGEEVEYCRKYWIYNALFINNLVDVSTCNLQAWSSASDFHLHMIGLTVLYLAPSVAWRRVMLALLYVVGLVWPAYNVITRDLDGTLIAKPETIMEYYKNDETFHYLYKRTYSNMPVFIIGMTLGFFIYDWQKRKVTTRDHSKYRYAYWLLFPLMVLVLQSGGYCFYQPGPPRSLPLRALFTPVIKPLFGLIVALIIAGAVNKVETLYRGVLEWRGFVPLAKLSFSIYTFHMLVIRYAVGSRATLVHMSYVHVFQEYFGYMGLIVIFSVVAHLCVEAPVNHLVKMAFVDQSAPAQAPAKDNKAE; encoded by the exons ATGGAACTAATACTGTTCAGTTTACTGGTTCTGTTCCATCAGTCGGTATCGACAGAGGTGATCTACAATCTAAGCA AGGAAGATTATGCACGAATGCCGCTGAAGACCGACCTGGACCGCTACCAGCACTGCCTGAACCAGCCGAATGGGGTGTACTGCTTCGCGCACGCCGACGTCGTCTCCGACGGCCCGAGCGAACTTCTGGATATGATGAGG GGCTACTCAGCATACACGACCGCGCACCACAACTACACACGGCTGCGCCGCGGGCTGTGCATGACGCGCTCCTGCCGACAGTTCTACTCCGGGGACAGCGAGCCTGAACTGCGGGCAGCCGCCGAGGCCTGCCTCAACCACACACTGGCCCAAGAGTGCGGTCTAAAGACGAAAGTCACAAAG ATAAACTGCTACTTCGAAGATGAGACGAAGAGTAAATACTCAGTCGACTGGGTGGACTGGGCCGTTGCGGCGCTCATATTTGCTGTCCTTGCCTTGAATGTTGCAGGGAGTGTATATGACTATACCAGAGACGAGACTAAGCCAG CAAACAGATTCCTGCTGTCATTCTCGTGGAAGAGAAACTGGAAGCAGCTGATGCAGCCGCCGTCACCAGATCCTCGCGCAATGGAGCTGCAGTCACTCAATGGGATAAG ATTCTTGACCTGCCTCATAATCGTATTCGTCCACGTGCCCATGCCAGCACACATTGCTCTTGAAAACCCCGACTTCATAGAAAAG GGGTACGAGGGGAAGGACAACTATTTGATTTATAACGCGAACACGACAACGCAGTCATTTTTCTTGATGTCAGGTTTGCTGCTGGTCTACAACATGCAAATATCAACTGAGAAGCAGCCGTTTACTTGGAGAAAATATATGAAGTCGATATTTTTGAGATGGACGAG ACTGGCCCCGATGATCCTCCTCTCACTGGTACTGTCAGCTACTTGGCTGCGATTCTCAGCTTATGGACCACTTTGGCAT GAACAGACAGGAGAAGAAGTGGAATACTGCCGCAAATACTGGATTTACAACGCGCTGTTTATCAACAATCTCGTCGACGTCTCCACTTGCAATTTGCAGGCTTG GTCGTCAGCCAGCGACTTCCACCTGCACATGATAGGCTTGACGGTGCTTTACCTGGCGCCGAGCGTGGCGTGGCGGCGCGTGATGCTGGCATTGCTATACGTGGTGGGCCTGGTGTGGCCGGCTTACAACGTCATCACAAGAGACCTGGATGGCACTTTGATCGCCAAGCCAGA AACAATTATGGAGTACTACAAGAATGACGAGACGTTCCACTACCTGTACAAGCGGACATACAGCAACATGCCCGTGTTCATCATCGGCATGACCCTCGGCTTCTTCATCTACGACTGGCAGAAGAGGAAGGTCACGACGCGGGACCACTCG AAGTACCGCTACGCCTATTGGTTGTTGTTTCCGTTGATGGTGCTGGTGCTGCAATCCGGCGGGTACTGCTTCTACCAGCCGGGGCCGCCGCGCTCGCTGCCGCTGCGGGCGCTGTTCACGCCCGTCATCAAGCCGCTGTTCGGGCTCATCGTCGCGCTCATCATCGCCGGCGCCGTCAACAAAGTCGAAA CGTTATACCGCGGCGTGCTGGAGTGGCGCGGGTTCGTGCCCCTGGCCAAGCTGTCGTTCAGCATCTACACCTTCCACATGCTCGTGATCCGCTACGCCGTCGGCTCGCGCGCCACCTTGGTCCACATGTCCTACGTGCACGTT ttcCAGGAATACTTCGGCTACATGGGGCTGATCGTGATATTCTCAGTGGTGGCACACTTGTGCGTCGAGGCGCCCGTGAACCACCTCGTCAAGATGGCGTTCGTAGACCAGTCGGCGCCTGCGCAAGCGCCCGCGAAAGACAACAAAGCCGAATAA
- the LOC135079614 gene encoding nose resistant to fluoxetine protein 6-like isoform X2 encodes MPLKTDLDRYQHCLNQPNGVYCFAHADVVSDGPSELLDMMRGYSAYTTAHHNYTRLRRGLCMTRSCRQFYSGDSEPELRAAAEACLNHTLAQECGLKTKVTKINCYFEDETKSKYSVDWVDWAVAALIFAVLALNVAGSVYDYTRDETKPANRFLLSFSWKRNWKQLMQPPSPDPRAMELQSLNGIRFLTCLIIVFVHVPMPAHIALENPDFIEKGYEGKDNYLIYNANTTTQSFFLMSGLLLVYNMQISTEKQPFTWRKYMKSIFLRWTRLAPMILLSLVLSATWLRFSAYGPLWHEQTGEEVEYCRKYWIYNALFINNLVDVSTCNLQAWSSASDFHLHMIGLTVLYLAPSVAWRRVMLALLYVVGLVWPAYNVITRDLDGTLIAKPETIMEYYKNDETFHYLYKRTYSNMPVFIIGMTLGFFIYDWQKRKVTTRDHSKYRYAYWLLFPLMVLVLQSGGYCFYQPGPPRSLPLRALFTPVIKPLFGLIVALIIAGAVNKVETLYRGVLEWRGFVPLAKLSFSIYTFHMLVIRYAVGSRATLVHMSYVHVFQEYFGYMGLIVIFSVVAHLCVEAPVNHLVKMAFVDQSAPAQAPAKDNKAE; translated from the exons ATGCCGCTGAAGACCGACCTGGACCGCTACCAGCACTGCCTGAACCAGCCGAATGGGGTGTACTGCTTCGCGCACGCCGACGTCGTCTCCGACGGCCCGAGCGAACTTCTGGATATGATGAGG GGCTACTCAGCATACACGACCGCGCACCACAACTACACACGGCTGCGCCGCGGGCTGTGCATGACGCGCTCCTGCCGACAGTTCTACTCCGGGGACAGCGAGCCTGAACTGCGGGCAGCCGCCGAGGCCTGCCTCAACCACACACTGGCCCAAGAGTGCGGTCTAAAGACGAAAGTCACAAAG ATAAACTGCTACTTCGAAGATGAGACGAAGAGTAAATACTCAGTCGACTGGGTGGACTGGGCCGTTGCGGCGCTCATATTTGCTGTCCTTGCCTTGAATGTTGCAGGGAGTGTATATGACTATACCAGAGACGAGACTAAGCCAG CAAACAGATTCCTGCTGTCATTCTCGTGGAAGAGAAACTGGAAGCAGCTGATGCAGCCGCCGTCACCAGATCCTCGCGCAATGGAGCTGCAGTCACTCAATGGGATAAG ATTCTTGACCTGCCTCATAATCGTATTCGTCCACGTGCCCATGCCAGCACACATTGCTCTTGAAAACCCCGACTTCATAGAAAAG GGGTACGAGGGGAAGGACAACTATTTGATTTATAACGCGAACACGACAACGCAGTCATTTTTCTTGATGTCAGGTTTGCTGCTGGTCTACAACATGCAAATATCAACTGAGAAGCAGCCGTTTACTTGGAGAAAATATATGAAGTCGATATTTTTGAGATGGACGAG ACTGGCCCCGATGATCCTCCTCTCACTGGTACTGTCAGCTACTTGGCTGCGATTCTCAGCTTATGGACCACTTTGGCAT GAACAGACAGGAGAAGAAGTGGAATACTGCCGCAAATACTGGATTTACAACGCGCTGTTTATCAACAATCTCGTCGACGTCTCCACTTGCAATTTGCAGGCTTG GTCGTCAGCCAGCGACTTCCACCTGCACATGATAGGCTTGACGGTGCTTTACCTGGCGCCGAGCGTGGCGTGGCGGCGCGTGATGCTGGCATTGCTATACGTGGTGGGCCTGGTGTGGCCGGCTTACAACGTCATCACAAGAGACCTGGATGGCACTTTGATCGCCAAGCCAGA AACAATTATGGAGTACTACAAGAATGACGAGACGTTCCACTACCTGTACAAGCGGACATACAGCAACATGCCCGTGTTCATCATCGGCATGACCCTCGGCTTCTTCATCTACGACTGGCAGAAGAGGAAGGTCACGACGCGGGACCACTCG AAGTACCGCTACGCCTATTGGTTGTTGTTTCCGTTGATGGTGCTGGTGCTGCAATCCGGCGGGTACTGCTTCTACCAGCCGGGGCCGCCGCGCTCGCTGCCGCTGCGGGCGCTGTTCACGCCCGTCATCAAGCCGCTGTTCGGGCTCATCGTCGCGCTCATCATCGCCGGCGCCGTCAACAAAGTCGAAA CGTTATACCGCGGCGTGCTGGAGTGGCGCGGGTTCGTGCCCCTGGCCAAGCTGTCGTTCAGCATCTACACCTTCCACATGCTCGTGATCCGCTACGCCGTCGGCTCGCGCGCCACCTTGGTCCACATGTCCTACGTGCACGTT ttcCAGGAATACTTCGGCTACATGGGGCTGATCGTGATATTCTCAGTGGTGGCACACTTGTGCGTCGAGGCGCCCGTGAACCACCTCGTCAAGATGGCGTTCGTAGACCAGTCGGCGCCTGCGCAAGCGCCCGCGAAAGACAACAAAGCCGAATAA
- the LOC135079793 gene encoding pyroglutamyl-peptidase 1 has translation MPDDMDFMFKPIVLVTGFGPFVNHPVNASWEGVKLINKEEIEKKHNVELVLLEIPVTYENVDEFVPALWETHTPKLMIHVGVSGIAECFTLEMQAHRKGYQRMDYFEKCPANHTCPAEGAIRLHTKLNVERICKEFNDGNSHEDNTKAVASKDAGRYLCEYIYYTSLSVDNTRTLFVHVPDSHVYSAEQTARGLERILHLCLDQLNDDQLAGKMNDANLDDKA, from the exons ATGCCTGACGACATGGACTTTATGTTTAAGCCAATAGTGCTCGTAACGGGTTTCGGGCCGTTTGTAAATCATCCAGTTAACGCGAGTTGGGAGGGTGTGAAGCTGATAAACAAAGAAGAAATAGAGAAGAAACATAATGTAGAGCTCGTTCTCCTGGAGATCCCTGTGACTTATGAAAATGTCGATGAATTTGTGCCAGCCTTGTGGGAAACGCACACGCCAAAG CTGATGATACATGTTGGAGTCTCAGGTATTGCAGAATGCTTCACATTGGAGATGCAAGCGCACAGAAAAGGCTACCAGCGAATGGACTACTTTGAGAAATGTCCGGCAAACCATACATGTCCTGCAGAGGGGGCTATAAGGCTGCACACAAAACTAAATGTGGAAAGAATATGCAAAGAGTTCAATGATGGCAACTCACATGAAGATAACACAAAGGCAGTGGCCTCAAAAGATGCTGGAAG GTACTTATGCGAGTACATCTACTACACGTCCCTCAGCGTGGACAACACGCGCACTCTCTTCGTGCACGTGCCCGATTCTCACGTGTACTCCGCCGAGCAGACGGCGCGTGGCTTGGAGCGGATCCTGCACCTGTGCTTGGACCAGCTCAATGATGACCAGCTCGCGGGAAAGATGAATGATGCCAACTTGGACGACAAAGCGTAG